One stretch of Macrobrachium nipponense isolate FS-2020 chromosome 16, ASM1510439v2, whole genome shotgun sequence DNA includes these proteins:
- the LOC135195808 gene encoding LOW QUALITY PROTEIN: triosephosphate isomerase-like (The sequence of the model RefSeq protein was modified relative to this genomic sequence to represent the inferred CDS: inserted 2 bases in 2 codons), translating to MANQRKFFVGGNWKMNGDKATIDGIIDFMKKXPLSPNTEVVVGCPQCYLMYTRQNIPANIGVAAQNCYKVSQGAFTXEISPSMIKDCGCEWVILGHSERRNVFGEPDQLISEKVGHALEAGLKVIPCIGEKLEEREGNRTEEVVFAQMKALVPNIKDWTNVVIAYEPVWAIGTGKTASPEQAQDVHAKLRQWLRDNVNAQVADSCRIIYGGSVTPANCAELAKMADIDGFLVGGASLKPDFVTIINARG from the exons ATGGCCAATCAAAGAAAGTTTTTCGTTGGGGGCAACTGGAAGATGAACGGCGACAAAGCTACCATTGACGGGATCATTGATTTCATGAAGA GCCCTCTGAGTCCTAACACAG AGGTTGTTGTCGGCTGCCCGCAGTGCTATTTGATGTACACACGTCAGAACATTCCAGCTAACATTGGTGTTGCAGCTCAGAATTGCTATAAG GTTAGCCAAGGTGCTTTTA GTGAGATTTCCCCATCTATGATTAAGGACTGCGGTTGCGAATGGGTCATCCTTGGCCATTCTGAACGTAGAAATGTCTTTGGTGAACCAGACCAGCTCATCAGTGAAAAAGTTGGCCATGCCTTGGAAGCTGGTTTGAAA GTAATTCCCTGCATTGGTGAGaaactggaagagagagaaggcaatCGCACTGAAGAAGTTGTTTTTGCGCAAATGAAGGCGCTGGTTCCCAACATCAAAGACTGGACTAATGTTGTCATTGCTTATGAACCTGTGTGGGCTATTGGTACTGGCAAGACTGCATCTCCTGAGCAG GCGCAGGATGTCCATGCCAAGCTGCGTCAGTGGCTCAGGGACAACGTAAATGCCCAGGTGGCTGATTCATGCCGCATTATCTATGGTGGCTCTGTCACTCCTGCCAATTGTGCAGAGCTGGCAAAAATGGCTGATATTGATGGTTTCCTTGTGGGTGGTGCATCCCTGAAACCTGACTTTGTGACCATCATCAATGCTCGCGGTTAG